The following proteins come from a genomic window of Paenibacillus sp. CAA11:
- a CDS encoding methyl-accepting chemotaxis protein, giving the protein MPTKPPNKMKQVRGFKDLKLTTTMVSMIAISLIGLIILSLVGILGMNKAKEDQGILYTDRFQHQTNILEVKSNFYNMRANYTKVLDNKDYTDKQYQQVQKGKKSVTDGLKEFSVRNLDSKEQEIFNDLNSKIDTYYKDIEQIMAEKKDTGTYNNDERGRINKNSTAIVETLTKLSDYNSQQSANLYANTQKEIKQRTIVLGIVLLVVLAVLVAISFAVIRSIRQRMNAMTAYCKEITHGNLTASLDLNILQGNNEISVIARAVQQMSDSTLKVITGVITESSQMSQLSDQTNQNVASLNERIREVSATVQQLSAAMEETSAYTENMNQSADEMRKAAEYISAKTVEKAETASASSQKAEALKQEASESSQAAQELYRNTRVKMSEALERANAVDQIGVLSQSILDITAQTNLLALNASIEAARAGEAGRGFAVVANEIRKLADDSRQAVDQIQTVTEEVTQSVANLSANAKELLNFLHDQVGRDYKLLEDTAEQYYKDAVEHTDTVNELNATSQQVHATIQTMVRAIHEIATASEQSAASSQYIAEHMVSATEQSLEVAQQSDQVKVSATRLNALVQDFHV; this is encoded by the coding sequence ATGCCAACTAAACCACCAAACAAAATGAAACAGGTAAGGGGATTTAAGGACCTGAAGCTGACCACCACCATGGTCTCCATGATCGCAATCAGTCTAATCGGACTCATTATTCTATCGCTTGTAGGGATCTTGGGCATGAATAAAGCTAAAGAGGACCAAGGCATTCTCTATACAGACCGTTTTCAGCATCAGACCAATATTCTTGAAGTGAAGAGTAATTTCTATAATATGAGGGCCAACTACACGAAAGTGCTGGATAACAAGGATTATACAGACAAGCAATACCAGCAGGTGCAAAAAGGCAAGAAGAGCGTTACGGACGGACTTAAGGAGTTCTCAGTCAGAAACCTGGACTCGAAAGAACAAGAAATTTTTAACGACCTAAACAGCAAGATAGACACCTATTATAAAGACATAGAACAGATTATGGCCGAGAAGAAGGACACAGGTACATACAACAACGATGAGAGAGGCCGAATCAACAAAAATAGTACCGCAATTGTAGAGACATTGACCAAGCTATCTGATTACAATTCACAGCAGTCCGCCAATTTGTATGCGAATACACAGAAGGAGATCAAGCAGCGCACAATTGTATTGGGTATTGTTCTGCTTGTTGTACTAGCTGTGCTAGTTGCGATCTCCTTCGCCGTGATTCGCAGCATCCGTCAGCGGATGAATGCAATGACAGCCTATTGTAAAGAGATTACTCACGGCAATTTAACCGCATCGCTGGACTTAAATATCCTGCAGGGCAACAATGAGATCAGTGTCATCGCCCGCGCTGTCCAGCAAATGAGCGACTCCACCTTGAAGGTGATTACAGGGGTCATTACTGAATCCAGCCAAATGAGCCAATTGAGCGATCAGACCAACCAGAATGTGGCCAGCCTTAACGAACGGATTCGAGAGGTATCGGCTACAGTTCAGCAGCTGTCAGCAGCTATGGAAGAAACCTCTGCTTATACGGAGAACATGAATCAGTCCGCAGATGAAATGCGAAAGGCGGCAGAGTATATTTCTGCTAAGACCGTCGAGAAAGCTGAGACCGCTTCGGCCAGCAGCCAAAAGGCTGAAGCGTTAAAGCAGGAGGCAAGCGAATCCAGTCAAGCAGCCCAGGAGTTGTACCGCAATACCCGTGTCAAAATGAGCGAAGCTTTAGAGCGCGCCAATGCCGTCGATCAAATAGGCGTCTTGTCACAGTCCATTCTCGACATTACCGCACAGACCAATTTGCTCGCGCTTAACGCTTCGATTGAGGCTGCTAGGGCCGGCGAAGCAGGCCGAGGATTCGCAGTTGTCGCCAACGAGATTCGCAAGCTGGCCGATGATTCCAGACAAGCCGTAGATCAGATTCAGACAGTAACAGAAGAGGTCACGCAATCTGTGGCGAATTTATCTGCCAATGCCAAGGAACTGCTGAACTTCCTACACGATCAGGTTGGCAGGGATTATAAGCTCTTGGAGGATACGGCAGAGCAATATTACAAAGATGCTGTGGAGCACACAGATACGGTGAATGAGCTCAATGCCACCTCTCAGCAGGTCCATGCGACCATTCAGACTATGGTGAGAGCCATCCATGAAATTGCAACAGCCAGCGAACAATCTGCCGCCTCTAGCCAGTACATTGCTGAGCATATGGTATCGGCTACAGAACAATCACTTGAAGTTGCTCAGCAGTCTGACCAGGTCAAGGTAAGTGCCACTCGTCTGAATGCGCTGGTACAGGATTTTCATGTATAA
- a CDS encoding tetratricopeptide repeat protein, whose protein sequence is MKGMVLRVNPRWKSIVFLIAIIGILVLYPISRFSGSGNGSSQQNRVPGEDLGDSYLKERTYTQAVPFFDKLLESNPDHVEIRQKRDRSQEILELVNSLSVKGDIALGKKQREKAYDYFRQANELFPANPDNLLLRFQSAYEQDLVNSYLDLLTDVNTRWGLIKDEVRGGKQVTSKTITKRIKELYFLTREIKSQSLRISDIGAPEAVELYKNNKQTINSITDELKFYLMLPNLPSQEFRDIDVYTQNVQKIVQAFGLDSKAVREKYSFAELRRKYIELDILDW, encoded by the coding sequence TTGAAGGGAATGGTACTACGGGTGAATCCAAGGTGGAAGAGCATTGTTTTTCTTATTGCTATTATCGGCATTCTCGTATTGTATCCCATATCCCGATTCAGCGGCAGCGGCAATGGCAGTAGTCAGCAGAATAGAGTGCCAGGAGAAGACCTTGGAGACAGTTATCTTAAGGAAAGAACATATACTCAGGCTGTTCCCTTTTTTGACAAGCTGCTGGAGTCTAACCCGGATCACGTTGAGATTAGACAAAAGAGAGACCGTTCTCAGGAGATCTTGGAATTAGTCAACTCGCTTAGCGTGAAAGGGGATATAGCTCTAGGCAAAAAACAAAGGGAGAAGGCTTATGACTATTTCCGTCAAGCAAATGAGTTATTTCCTGCTAACCCGGACAATTTATTGCTGCGTTTTCAGTCCGCTTATGAGCAAGACCTGGTGAATTCTTATTTAGATCTTCTTACAGATGTAAACACAAGATGGGGGCTCATCAAGGATGAGGTAAGAGGGGGAAAGCAGGTCACTTCAAAGACCATCACGAAGAGAATCAAAGAACTGTATTTTTTGACCCGAGAGATAAAGAGTCAGTCCTTAAGGATTAGTGATATTGGTGCTCCAGAAGCGGTAGAATTATATAAGAACAACAAGCAAACAATAAATTCTATTACGGATGAATTAAAGTTCTATCTGATGCTACCAAATCTTCCTTCACAAGAGTTTAGAGATATTGATGTCTATACTCAAAATGTCCAAAAAATTGTGCAAGCCTTCGGACTGGATTCTAAAGCTGTACGGGAAAAGTACTCATTCGCCGAACTGCGCAGAAAATATATTGAGCTTGATATTCTTGATTGGTAG
- a CDS encoding DUF1266 domain-containing protein: MWGKAQLELTLFFHEMTAALFTAGPNGFQGLDSYQAIDTCTRRQLKEWLALYEADGKKNFNRKCSWLLHTGYRHSFNEIAQKLFTMPAAVRSQFLSSYASEDKDKLICASQVMNLLTPASILAYDFALLTAMYKAGHRLYYLSEADAYSNSIYAAKTVQDRYSSWYEYHYACIAGAYFQSPSYAIASPTGFTGSLLQVTERNPAVSWKCRIK; the protein is encoded by the coding sequence ATGTGGGGTAAAGCCCAATTGGAGCTAACTCTGTTCTTCCATGAGATGACTGCTGCCTTATTTACGGCCGGACCCAATGGGTTCCAAGGGCTTGATTCTTATCAAGCTATAGATACTTGTACTCGCCGTCAACTCAAAGAATGGCTCGCGCTGTACGAGGCCGATGGCAAAAAAAACTTCAACCGCAAGTGTTCTTGGCTGCTGCATACAGGATACCGTCATTCGTTTAATGAAATAGCTCAAAAGCTGTTCACCATGCCAGCTGCTGTTCGCAGCCAATTTCTCTCCAGCTATGCTTCAGAAGACAAGGACAAGTTGATCTGTGCAAGCCAGGTCATGAATTTGCTGACTCCAGCATCAATCCTTGCCTATGATTTTGCGCTGTTGACGGCGATGTATAAAGCGGGCCACAGACTGTATTATTTATCTGAAGCCGATGCCTATTCTAACTCTATTTATGCCGCTAAAACCGTACAGGACAGGTATAGTAGTTGGTATGAATATCATTACGCCTGTATTGCAGGAGCATACTTCCAATCTCCCTCTTATGCGATCGCCAGCCCTACCGGCTTTACTGGCAGCTTACTGCAAGTAACCGAACGGAATCCAGCCGTCTCATGGAAATGCCGTATAAAATAA
- a CDS encoding J domain-containing protein, which translates to MTIWDLLKISKTTDQKAIKRAYAKQLKVHHPEDDPKGYQALREAYDAALSYAKNQASQPRIEQYREADEDSRDNEDNWEHSGDPWNDSVLTPPAHVPFIEMLHSMEETSPDPRDEIEFDVMNPAVPIIQTPDEFISHVIAIYDHFPSRISQEKWLELLNADILWNLDAKKVIKETLFTVLQTRKFLPNEIWSMLEHTFGWQEDWKDSKLDDYDNNDKYESAYQLFVAYYKKQISIPGLRYDFLVEAKDMNVDEFLKLRDQGYHALVNGSVSKALSSLKQAYAIFSDDPELLRLLGECYMRMDDYEISLPFWNRYIELLPNEVDGYLYRVRIWHYTGNASRMLEECQYILSVWPNHTDARILAGYAQQELGRHSEAIHSFREVLQTRGHERSHFPEEARKSSSVWSRLSSYINRQNRRILLYICLSVMTTLGLISCINYYVENAHSRKPMPITQLEQLHSQNEHKYATFPISAFHDLKIGKYVLDSKETTFQNQAYAFVHFNEYQNPTGYIYLGNILEQRVILITEQPLQQLDVQNTVELNGYVHPLDEDLRSSVIQMLDWKPSFPPDSMEAKLEAYNKNLLEPAESIVSTAIPEDILPIYLDIRDPVTRPAATPINVILFGLITLLWLMSLYQLYFESRKIRLFKDLDKKKGANYVG; encoded by the coding sequence ATGACTATCTGGGATCTACTGAAAATCAGTAAAACAACAGATCAAAAAGCCATCAAACGCGCTTATGCCAAACAGTTAAAGGTTCACCATCCCGAAGATGATCCTAAAGGTTATCAGGCATTACGAGAGGCATATGATGCTGCCTTATCCTATGCCAAAAATCAGGCCTCACAACCGCGAATAGAGCAGTATAGGGAAGCAGATGAGGACAGTAGGGATAATGAAGACAATTGGGAACATAGTGGCGATCCCTGGAACGATAGCGTACTTACTCCCCCTGCTCATGTACCGTTTATAGAGATGCTTCATTCTATGGAAGAAACGAGCCCTGATCCGCGTGACGAAATCGAGTTTGATGTCATGAATCCGGCTGTGCCTATAATCCAGACACCGGATGAGTTTATCTCCCATGTCATTGCTATTTACGATCATTTTCCTTCGCGAATCTCACAAGAAAAGTGGCTGGAACTTCTAAATGCAGATATTTTGTGGAATCTGGATGCCAAAAAAGTCATTAAAGAAACGCTGTTCACGGTACTGCAAACACGTAAGTTTCTGCCTAACGAGATTTGGAGCATGCTTGAGCATACTTTTGGCTGGCAAGAAGACTGGAAGGATTCAAAACTAGACGACTACGATAATAATGATAAATATGAATCTGCTTATCAATTATTTGTTGCTTATTATAAGAAGCAGATCAGTATCCCCGGTTTGCGCTATGACTTCCTTGTCGAAGCCAAGGATATGAATGTGGATGAATTTCTTAAGCTTCGGGACCAAGGCTATCACGCATTGGTCAACGGAAGTGTAAGTAAAGCCTTAAGCAGCTTAAAACAAGCATACGCCATATTCTCTGATGATCCTGAACTGCTTCGGCTTCTGGGTGAATGCTATATGCGCATGGATGATTATGAGATATCTCTGCCTTTCTGGAATCGTTACATTGAGCTGTTGCCTAATGAAGTCGACGGCTATCTGTATAGAGTAAGAATATGGCACTACACGGGTAATGCTAGCCGGATGCTTGAAGAATGCCAGTATATCTTATCTGTCTGGCCTAACCATACCGACGCCCGTATTCTCGCTGGTTATGCTCAGCAAGAGCTTGGCCGGCATTCTGAAGCTATCCATAGCTTCAGGGAAGTTCTCCAGACTAGAGGCCACGAACGCTCACATTTTCCCGAAGAGGCCAGGAAGTCTAGCTCCGTGTGGTCAAGGTTATCGTCCTATATCAACCGCCAAAATCGCAGAATTCTACTATACATATGTTTATCGGTGATGACCACCTTAGGACTTATTAGCTGCATTAACTACTATGTAGAGAATGCCCACTCAAGAAAGCCTATGCCCATAACTCAATTAGAACAATTACACAGCCAGAACGAGCATAAATATGCTACATTTCCTATATCTGCTTTCCATGACCTCAAGATCGGTAAATACGTTCTGGATTCTAAGGAAACTACCTTTCAAAACCAAGCTTACGCATTTGTACACTTCAATGAATACCAAAATCCTACGGGTTACATCTATCTGGGAAATATACTGGAACAACGAGTAATCCTCATAACAGAACAGCCGCTTCAGCAGCTTGACGTGCAGAATACAGTTGAGCTTAATGGCTATGTACACCCTTTAGACGAAGATTTGAGAAGCTCTGTCATCCAAATGCTTGATTGGAAACCATCATTTCCGCCAGATTCTATGGAGGCAAAGCTTGAGGCTTATAACAAGAATTTACTGGAGCCCGCTGAATCCATTGTATCGACAGCAATCCCGGAAGACATATTGCCTATTTATCTGGACATTAGAGATCCGGTAACTAGGCCTGCGGCAACTCCCATAAATGTTATTCTGTTTGGACTAATCACACTTCTTTGGTTAATGAGCCTTTATCAGCTCTACTTTGAATCACGAAAGATCCGCTTATTTAAAGACTTGGATAAAAAGAAAGGGGCTAACTATGTGGGGTAA
- a CDS encoding copper amine oxidase N-terminal domain-containing protein — translation MKRFILALLGALLLVSFHEAENASANSLPEKSNVYLKAGKFYVLYTKPASPFVDENHRLLVPLRTFEDLFGGQVTYAAATKTAELTWLNHKFMFEIGSTNAQMDGHSIKMDTQPILKNGAMFLPIRIFLDQAGLKSHWDLQENVLIIEDEKILTGEPFQSFDGNDLFDKNKDGAFRVNNYAITNNSNNTFKLTISATNITGKTIPNGKADIHPLVSFGAEYGGFATDSFSRPVYPPIKEIGKQETITVSQSFPQKEVDYIITVARVFAD, via the coding sequence GTGAAGCGTTTTATTTTAGCATTACTCGGTGCTTTACTCTTGGTTTCATTTCATGAGGCTGAAAATGCCTCGGCCAACTCCTTACCCGAAAAATCTAATGTTTACTTAAAAGCTGGAAAGTTCTATGTTCTATATACGAAACCGGCCTCACCATTCGTTGATGAAAACCATCGGTTACTAGTACCGCTGAGGACGTTTGAAGATTTATTTGGCGGGCAAGTTACTTATGCGGCTGCGACCAAAACAGCAGAGCTGACCTGGCTGAATCATAAGTTCATGTTTGAGATTGGCTCCACAAATGCCCAGATGGATGGCCACTCGATTAAGATGGACACACAGCCAATACTTAAAAATGGGGCCATGTTCCTGCCCATACGCATTTTTTTGGATCAAGCGGGATTAAAAAGCCACTGGGATCTTCAAGAGAACGTGCTCATTATAGAGGATGAGAAAATACTTACAGGGGAACCGTTTCAAAGTTTTGATGGGAACGATCTATTCGACAAAAATAAGGATGGGGCATTTAGAGTTAATAACTATGCTATAACGAACAATAGTAACAACACATTTAAGCTTACGATAAGTGCAACAAATATAACCGGCAAGACAATCCCCAATGGAAAGGCTGATATTCATCCGCTTGTCTCCTTCGGGGCTGAATACGGAGGCTTTGCTACCGACTCTTTCAGCCGTCCCGTGTATCCCCCGATTAAAGAGATCGGTAAACAGGAGACTATCACTGTATCGCAAAGCTTTCCTCAAAAAGAAGTTGATTATATTATTACAGTGGCGAGAGTATTTGCTGATTAG
- a CDS encoding FecCD family ABC transporter permease encodes MKISQLLRKQQVVVAVLVLLTLATIVIGLGIGSSPVSLDRLIPTIFGHGSFEDKFVLFSIRLPRMLITLLAGIALALSGSILQGITRNELADPGIIGINAGAGVGVTVFFLFASIQVESFAYVIPLMAFAGALVTAVLIYVFSYTQDSSAQPIRLVITGVGFSMALSGVMIVLISSVDRTKVAFISKWLAGNVWGTDWPFILALLPWLVVLVPYVLFKSRALNLLALNEPTAIGAGVSVRKDRILLMLAAVALAASAVSLTGGIAFVGLMAPHIARALVGPRHQQFMPVSMFIGGWLLLLADTIGRNLTEPEGIAAGIVVAFIGAPYFLYLLLKKES; translated from the coding sequence ATGAAAATCTCTCAGCTTCTTCGCAAACAACAAGTTGTTGTTGCCGTTCTCGTGCTGCTAACCTTGGCAACCATAGTCATCGGACTTGGGATCGGCTCGTCCCCCGTTTCCCTTGACAGGCTAATTCCGACGATATTCGGACACGGCTCCTTTGAGGACAAATTCGTACTATTCTCGATTCGCCTGCCCCGAATGCTGATCACGCTTCTGGCAGGCATAGCCCTTGCCTTATCTGGTTCTATCCTGCAGGGGATTACCCGCAATGAGCTGGCCGACCCGGGCATCATCGGAATTAATGCCGGCGCGGGGGTTGGGGTTACCGTCTTCTTCCTGTTTGCTTCAATACAGGTGGAGTCATTTGCTTACGTCATTCCGCTGATGGCTTTTGCCGGAGCTTTGGTAACCGCTGTACTGATTTACGTCTTCTCCTACACCCAAGATAGCAGTGCTCAGCCGATTCGGCTGGTGATTACCGGCGTCGGATTTTCCATGGCTTTATCCGGCGTCATGATTGTACTTATCTCTTCCGTTGACCGGACAAAAGTAGCTTTCATCTCCAAATGGTTGGCCGGCAATGTGTGGGGAACCGATTGGCCGTTTATCCTGGCTCTGCTTCCCTGGCTGGTGGTCCTAGTACCTTATGTACTATTCAAGTCGAGAGCGTTGAATTTGCTAGCCTTAAATGAACCCACGGCGATCGGTGCCGGTGTATCGGTCCGCAAAGACCGAATCCTGCTCATGCTTGCTGCTGTTGCACTTGCGGCTTCCGCTGTCTCACTTACCGGCGGCATCGCGTTTGTCGGACTGATGGCGCCGCATATCGCCAGAGCTCTCGTTGGTCCGAGGCATCAGCAATTTATGCCGGTATCCATGTTCATCGGAGGATGGCTGCTGCTCTTAGCCGATACTATCGGCCGCAATCTGACGGAGCCTGAAGGCATTGCAGCTGGGATAGTGGTCGCGTTTATCGGTGCCCCTTATTTTCTATATCTGTTATTAAAAAAAGAAAGCTAA
- a CDS encoding FecCD family ABC transporter permease has translation MRNQPPRKSASSFVFKLFISLVLFVIMFTLSIILGAKNVSLTDIWTAMTNPGATGGDISVIRELRLPREVGGILVGSALAIAGAIMQGLTRNPLADPGLLGLTSGANAALAVTFAFIPAVGYFGTMVACFIGAAVGVMLVFGIAALRRQNLSPLRMVLAGSAVSALLAALADGISLQFKISKNVSMWTSGGLIGTTWGQIEAIAPIIVISLLASILLSRQLTILSLNEGTAVGLGLKTTQVKIVLYVLITLLAGAAVALVGNLAFIGLMIPHLVRVFAGTDYRTILPLSAIHGATFMVFADTLGRMINAPFEVPVAAVVAVLGLPFFLFIVRKGVRSLS, from the coding sequence ATGAGAAATCAGCCTCCGCGAAAGTCAGCAAGCTCTTTCGTGTTTAAGCTGTTCATCAGCTTGGTTTTGTTTGTGATCATGTTCACCCTATCGATCATACTCGGCGCGAAGAACGTCTCGCTGACAGATATCTGGACCGCCATGACTAACCCTGGCGCAACAGGCGGTGATATCTCTGTGATTCGGGAACTGCGGCTTCCCCGGGAGGTCGGCGGCATTTTAGTTGGCTCGGCCTTAGCCATTGCCGGGGCGATCATGCAGGGCTTGACCCGCAATCCCCTGGCCGATCCAGGGCTGCTTGGCCTGACTTCAGGTGCCAACGCGGCGCTGGCTGTTACTTTTGCGTTTATACCCGCTGTCGGTTATTTCGGCACAATGGTGGCCTGTTTTATCGGCGCAGCTGTTGGCGTTATGCTGGTGTTCGGCATTGCTGCGCTGCGGAGGCAGAACCTGTCGCCGCTTCGTATGGTGCTGGCCGGTTCTGCCGTGTCGGCGCTGCTCGCGGCCTTAGCGGACGGTATCAGCCTGCAATTCAAGATTTCCAAAAATGTTTCAATGTGGACATCCGGTGGATTAATCGGCACAACCTGGGGGCAAATCGAAGCAATTGCTCCAATTATCGTGATTAGCCTTCTTGCATCTATCCTGTTGTCCCGTCAGCTGACGATCCTTAGCCTCAATGAAGGGACGGCCGTTGGCCTGGGACTTAAGACCACACAAGTCAAAATTGTGCTATACGTGCTGATTACTCTGCTCGCGGGCGCTGCTGTAGCCCTTGTTGGCAACCTAGCCTTTATTGGTCTAATGATCCCCCACCTTGTGAGAGTGTTTGCTGGAACCGATTACCGTACCATTCTACCGTTGTCCGCAATTCATGGCGCCACCTTTATGGTGTTCGCCGATACGCTGGGCAGAATGATCAACGCCCCCTTTGAAGTGCCGGTTGCCGCTGTTGTAGCCGTGCTGGGGTTACCGTTCTTTCTGTTCATTGTTCGCAAAGGAGTGCGTTCGTTATCATGA
- a CDS encoding iron-hydroxamate ABC transporter substrate-binding protein → MKKLLLPLLVLVVLALSACGNNTNKNAGANSSTSDASSDTFTYQSETGPIAVPAHPKRVVALSGYAGNLLALDVPLAGVDSWTKGDPNFKDQLKDVPEVSEENVESILNVKPDLIIASTDIKNADKLKEIAPLVTYTYNKLDYLTQILEIGKAVNQEKKASDWIADFKERAQKSGEEIKAKIGADSTVSVIEGDSKSLYVFGDAWGRGTEVIYQAMGLKMPDQVKEMTAKAGYYDLSLEVLPDYMGDYVIYSKAPAADASFQQSSTYRNIPAVKNNRVFEVDANTFYFNDALSLDYQLDFITKSLLGSK, encoded by the coding sequence ATGAAGAAATTATTATTACCTCTGCTAGTCCTTGTGGTCTTGGCTTTAAGCGCCTGCGGCAACAATACGAACAAAAACGCCGGAGCAAACAGCTCTACAAGTGACGCAAGCTCCGATACGTTCACTTATCAATCCGAAACCGGGCCGATTGCGGTTCCCGCCCATCCGAAGCGGGTTGTAGCCCTTTCCGGTTATGCAGGCAATCTGCTTGCACTAGACGTTCCGCTTGCGGGTGTAGATTCCTGGACCAAAGGAGATCCCAATTTCAAAGATCAGTTAAAAGACGTTCCCGAAGTGTCCGAAGAAAATGTGGAAAGTATTTTGAACGTTAAACCCGATTTGATCATCGCTTCGACAGACATCAAGAACGCGGACAAATTGAAAGAGATCGCACCGCTGGTTACGTATACATACAACAAATTAGACTATCTGACTCAAATTCTTGAAATCGGCAAAGCGGTTAACCAGGAGAAAAAGGCATCTGACTGGATCGCTGACTTCAAGGAGCGGGCCCAAAAATCAGGCGAAGAAATCAAGGCAAAAATAGGTGCCGATAGCACCGTTTCCGTTATTGAAGGTGATTCCAAATCGCTGTACGTCTTCGGTGATGCTTGGGGCCGCGGCACAGAAGTCATTTATCAGGCAATGGGCCTGAAGATGCCGGACCAAGTAAAGGAAATGACAGCAAAAGCCGGCTATTACGATTTATCTCTAGAAGTCCTTCCTGATTATATGGGCGATTACGTCATCTACAGTAAGGCCCCAGCGGCGGATGCCTCCTTTCAGCAATCCTCCACTTATAGGAACATTCCGGCCGTTAAAAATAACCGTGTGTTTGAAGTAGACGCCAATACCTTCTATTTTAACGATGCCTTGTCTCTCGATTATCAGCTCGATTTCATCACGAAATCGCTGCTTGGCTCCAAATAA
- a CDS encoding acetoin reductase has translation MSKVAVVTGSAGGLGKGIAQRLAKDGFKVVLHDINEELLQSALKEFEANSYEVLGVAGDVSKREDQFNLVSKAVERFGRLDVFVNNAGVDAVSPFLEIDEKQLNKLFSINVNGVVFGTQAAAEQFIKQKSKGKVINACSIAGHEAYEMLSTYSATKHAVKAFTHAAAKELAKHQITVNAYCPGVAKTKMWDHIDAEMVKYNDNLKPGEAFEKFSSAIALGRYQTPEDVANLVSFLASDDADYITGQAILTDGGLVYR, from the coding sequence ATGTCGAAGGTAGCAGTCGTAACAGGATCCGCGGGCGGATTGGGCAAAGGAATTGCACAGCGTCTGGCAAAGGATGGATTCAAAGTCGTGCTTCATGATATTAATGAAGAACTATTGCAAAGCGCACTCAAAGAATTTGAAGCAAACAGTTATGAAGTTCTGGGCGTAGCTGGAGACGTGTCTAAGCGCGAGGACCAGTTCAATCTGGTAAGTAAGGCGGTAGAACGATTCGGACGTTTGGACGTATTCGTAAATAATGCGGGGGTTGACGCAGTTTCGCCATTTCTAGAGATTGACGAGAAGCAGCTGAACAAACTATTTTCGATCAATGTAAACGGCGTCGTTTTCGGAACGCAGGCTGCAGCGGAACAGTTCATCAAACAGAAATCCAAAGGCAAGGTAATTAACGCCTGCAGTATTGCCGGACATGAAGCTTACGAAATGCTGAGCACCTATTCGGCGACCAAGCATGCGGTCAAGGCGTTCACCCATGCCGCAGCCAAGGAATTGGCCAAGCACCAAATTACGGTAAATGCGTATTGTCCGGGTGTTGCCAAGACCAAGATGTGGGATCACATCGACGCAGAGATGGTCAAATACAACGACAACTTGAAGCCGGGTGAAGCTTTCGAGAAGTTCTCCAGCGCGATTGCTCTGGGACGTTACCAAACACCGGAGGACGTAGCCAACCTGGTGTCCTTCCTTGCCTCGGACGATGCCGACTATATTACCGGACAGGCCATTCTGACGGACGGCGGTCTGGTGTATCGTTAA
- a CDS encoding sulfurtransferase — translation MNPIVSKKWLLARMYEPDLVIVDCRFELGSPEAGQAAYAKDHIPGAVYLDLEQDLSAPAGSHGGAHPLPDPEQLAGRLAKVGISQTTRVIAYDDQGGLFASRLWFMLKWLGHEEAYVLEESFTAWQQANFPVTDAQPVRVPSTYTPHLEPEWVAGIEEVRQISKALSESASFGRPLPVLIDSRSRERYLGLEETMYAKAGHIPGAMNFFWKDVLNEDGSFKAAEQLQEHFSGLDQEQEYIVYCGSGVSACPNVLALKAAGFNNVRLYVGSWSDWISYEENPVATREK, via the coding sequence ATGAACCCCATCGTATCAAAAAAGTGGCTGCTAGCCCGAATGTATGAGCCAGATCTGGTAATCGTGGATTGCCGTTTTGAATTAGGCAGCCCCGAGGCAGGACAAGCTGCGTATGCCAAAGATCATATTCCCGGAGCTGTGTATCTTGATCTTGAACAGGATCTCTCCGCTCCAGCCGGTTCTCATGGCGGAGCTCATCCTCTGCCAGACCCGGAGCAGCTGGCAGGCCGTCTGGCCAAGGTTGGCATCAGCCAGACGACAAGAGTTATCGCTTATGATGATCAAGGCGGGCTCTTCGCCTCCCGATTGTGGTTCATGCTGAAGTGGCTCGGCCATGAAGAAGCCTATGTTCTGGAGGAGAGCTTCACCGCTTGGCAGCAGGCTAATTTCCCCGTGACCGATGCTCAGCCTGTACGGGTTCCGAGCACGTATACACCTCATCTGGAGCCTGAGTGGGTGGCCGGAATCGAGGAAGTCCGGCAAATCTCGAAGGCTTTGTCCGAATCAGCTTCATTCGGCAGGCCCCTTCCTGTTCTTATCGACTCCCGTTCTCGAGAACGGTACCTTGGACTCGAAGAGACTATGTACGCGAAGGCGGGACACATCCCCGGCGCAATGAACTTCTTCTGGAAAGACGTCCTGAATGAGGACGGCAGCTTCAAGGCGGCAGAGCAGCTGCAGGAGCATTTCTCAGGTCTCGATCAGGAGCAGGAGTACATCGTCTACTGCGGCTCTGGCGTATCGGCCTGCCCGAATGTGCTGGCGCTGAAGGCTGCCGGATTCAATAATGTGAGGCTGTATGTAGGAAGCTGGAGCGATTGGATTAGTTATGAGGAGAACCCGGTAGCTACTAGAGAGAAGTAG